One genomic window of Pseudomonas sp. LFM046 includes the following:
- a CDS encoding muconate cycloisomerase family protein — protein sequence MSQVLIESVEAIIVDLPTIRPHKLAMHTMQNQTLVVIRLRCSDGIEGLGESTTIGGLAYGNESPESIKQNIDSHLAPLLVGQDAANINAAMLRLDKAAKGNTFAKSGLESALLDAQGKRLGLPVSELLGGRVRDSLEVAWTLASGDTAKDIAEAEHMLEVRRHRIFKLKIGAGEVNKDLAHVIAIKKALGDSASVRVDVNQAWDESVALRACRILGDNGIDLIEQPISRINRSGQVRLNKRSPAPIMADESIESVEDAFSLAADGAASIFALKIAKNGGPRAVLRTAQIAEAAGIALYGGTMLEGSIGTLASAHAFVTLKQLTWHTELFGPLLLTEEIVTEAPVYRDFQLHVPRTPGLGLALDEERLAFFRRK from the coding sequence GTGAGCCAAGTCCTGATCGAAAGCGTCGAGGCAATCATCGTCGACCTGCCGACCATCCGCCCGCACAAGCTGGCCATGCACACCATGCAGAACCAGACCCTGGTGGTGATCCGCCTGCGCTGCTCCGATGGCATCGAAGGCCTGGGCGAGTCCACCACCATCGGTGGCCTGGCCTACGGAAACGAGAGCCCGGAAAGCATCAAGCAGAACATCGACAGCCACCTGGCTCCGCTGCTGGTCGGCCAGGACGCCGCCAATATCAACGCCGCCATGCTGCGCCTGGACAAGGCAGCCAAGGGCAATACCTTCGCCAAGTCCGGCCTGGAAAGCGCACTGCTCGATGCCCAGGGCAAGCGCCTTGGCCTGCCGGTCAGCGAACTGCTCGGCGGCCGTGTGCGTGACAGCCTGGAAGTGGCCTGGACCCTGGCCAGCGGCGACACCGCCAAGGACATCGCCGAAGCCGAACACATGCTGGAAGTCCGTCGCCACCGCATCTTCAAGCTGAAGATCGGCGCCGGCGAGGTGAACAAGGACCTGGCCCACGTCATCGCCATCAAGAAGGCCCTGGGCGATTCCGCCAGCGTGCGCGTCGACGTCAACCAGGCCTGGGACGAATCCGTGGCCCTGCGCGCCTGCCGCATCCTCGGCGACAACGGCATCGACCTGATCGAGCAGCCCATCTCGCGCATCAACCGTTCCGGCCAGGTACGCCTGAACAAGCGCAGCCCGGCGCCGATCATGGCCGACGAATCCATCGAGAGCGTCGAGGACGCCTTCAGCCTGGCCGCCGACGGCGCCGCCAGCATCTTCGCCCTGAAGATCGCCAAGAACGGCGGCCCGCGTGCCGTGCTGCGCACTGCGCAGATCGCCGAGGCGGCGGGTATCGCCCTCTACGGCGGTACCATGCTGGAAGGCTCCATCGGCACCCTGGCGTCGGCCCACGCCTTCGTCACCCTGAAGCAACTGACCTGGCACACCGAGCTGTTCGGACCGCTGCTGCTGACCGAGGAAATCGTCACCGAAGCCCCGGTCTACCGCGACTTCCAGCTGCACGTGCCGCGTACCCCAGGCCTTGGCCTCGCCCTGGACGAAGAGCGCCTGGCGTTCTTCCGCCGCAAGTAA
- the catC gene encoding muconolactone Delta-isomerase: protein MLFHVKMTVRLPVDMDPAKAATLKADEKELAQRLQREGKWRHLWRIAGHYANYSIFDVASVEELHDTLMQLPLFPYMDIEVDGLCRHPSSIHEDDR from the coding sequence ATGCTGTTCCACGTGAAGATGACCGTAAGACTCCCGGTCGACATGGACCCGGCCAAGGCCGCCACGCTCAAGGCCGACGAAAAAGAGCTGGCCCAGCGCCTGCAGCGCGAGGGCAAGTGGCGCCACCTGTGGCGCATTGCCGGCCACTACGCCAACTACAGCATCTTTGACGTCGCCAGCGTCGAGGAGCTGCACGATACCCTGATGCAGCTGCCGCTGTTCCCGTACATGGATATCGAGGTCGACGGCCTTTGCCGCCACCCGTCGTCGATTCATGAAGACGATCGCTGA
- the catA gene encoding catechol 1,2-dioxygenase: protein MTIKLSSSESVQKFFQEASGFNNDQGSQRMKKLVNRILLDTIKIIEDLEVTTEEFWKAVDYLNRMGARGEAGLLVAGLGLEHYLDLLLDAQDEQAGLSGGTPRTIEGPLYVAGAPMSEGETRMDDGTDPGTVMFLQGQVKDADGKPIAGAVVDLWHANTKGTYSYFDTTQSDYNLRRRIVTDAEGRYRARSIVPSGYGCPPDGTTQEVLNLLGRHGNRPAHIHFFISAPGYRHLTTQINLSGDEYLWDDFAYATRDGLVGEVRFTEDAAAAAARGVEGRFAEIDFDFQLQNALTSEQEAIRDRVRAEA, encoded by the coding sequence ATGACTATCAAACTGTCCAGCTCCGAAAGCGTTCAAAAGTTCTTCCAGGAAGCCAGCGGCTTCAACAACGACCAGGGCAGCCAGCGCATGAAAAAGCTGGTCAACCGCATCCTGCTCGACACCATCAAGATCATCGAAGACCTGGAAGTCACCACCGAAGAATTCTGGAAGGCGGTGGACTACCTCAACCGCATGGGCGCTCGTGGCGAAGCCGGCCTGCTGGTGGCCGGCCTCGGCCTTGAGCACTACCTGGACCTGCTGCTGGACGCCCAGGACGAGCAGGCCGGCCTGAGCGGCGGTACCCCCCGCACCATCGAAGGCCCGCTGTACGTGGCGGGTGCGCCGATGTCCGAAGGCGAAACCCGCATGGACGACGGCACCGATCCAGGCACCGTGATGTTCCTGCAGGGCCAGGTGAAGGACGCTGATGGCAAGCCGATCGCCGGTGCGGTCGTCGACCTGTGGCATGCCAACACCAAAGGCACCTACTCCTACTTCGACACCACCCAGTCCGACTACAACCTGCGCCGCCGCATCGTCACCGACGCCGAAGGCCGCTACCGTGCCCGCAGCATCGTACCGTCCGGCTACGGCTGCCCGCCGGATGGCACCACTCAGGAAGTGCTGAACCTGCTGGGCCGCCACGGCAATCGCCCCGCGCACATCCACTTCTTCATCTCCGCGCCGGGCTACCGTCACCTGACCACCCAGATCAACCTGTCGGGCGACGAGTACCTGTGGGATGACTTCGCCTACGCCACCCGCGACGGCCTGGTGGGTGAAGTGCGCTTCACCGAAGATGCCGCCGCTGCCGCTGCCCGTGGTGTAGAAGGCCGCTTCGCCGAGATCGACTTCGACTTCCAGCTGCAGAACGCCCTGACTTCCGAACAGGAAGCCATCCGCGACCGCGTACGCGCTGAAGCCTGA